In the genome of Muntiacus reevesi chromosome 5, mMunRee1.1, whole genome shotgun sequence, one region contains:
- the CDHR5 gene encoding cadherin-related family member 5 isoform X1, with translation MGTWVLLLPLLFAAAAQAQGTVCSVNKTSLTVKENTNPEEPLLDIYVPEGQQVTLAPSSTLFAFRIQGNQLFLNVTPDYEANTMLLAHLECKSGEAVVTQLKVFVSVLDVNDNPPRFPYETKVWEVPEDTRVNTTVISETELEAQDQDKDDVLFYTLQEVTLGASSFFSLVGVNRPALRLDQSLDLERWPNMTFRLLARDTQEETTEPSHTATATLVLEVQPVDLRPPWFLPCSYSDAFVCIHAQYRGAVPTGHRLPGPLILHPGPVYAVDGDWGIGQPIKYSIISGNEDSTFSISADSGNLTMTKSIPNAKTFLLVVKGEQADNARYSVTQVTVEARNANGSMPHFTQSLYRGTVGLGSGVGVVIKDAADPSQPLRIRAQDPEFPDLNSAIMYRIINNSDFRMEGEVVLTAASLEHAGVFYAEVEANNTVTSGTAATVVEIQVSEQEPSPTGAPTSPETAGTTRPSSSTTSEAPRPPEPSQGSSTTSSGGDTGLQPSPGTTLGPPASSTTGGPPSVGASPSPPAASPSGGSATRPSSGSTSEAPQPPEPSQGSSTTSSGGDTGPHPSSGITLWPPASSTSGGPPSSGTSSPPTSASPSGGSAQTSKPGTSPPTSPGSSRSTWTPVTLPAGTSETTRTEGRPDGGQAGDRHFSEAEMAVLGGVLGAALLLALITLAVLVYKHYGHRLICSSGRVLEPQPQGFDNQAFLNDSDDANWAPAPSPSASHAQPAPPEPEPPEPAPPSPETPRRVPEAPATAADGGSPAAVRSILTKERRPEGGYKAVWFGEDIGAEADVVVLNTPASEAGGAGDSGSEGSGDEAADAQDAPGTDSIHF, from the exons ATGGGGACGTGGGTCCTGCTGCTCCCGCTGCTGTTTGCAGCTGCGGCCCAGGCCCAGGGTACAG TCTGCTCCGTGAACAAGACATCCCTCACAGTCAAGGAGAACACGAACCCCGAGGAGCCCCTCCTGGACATCTACGTCCCCGAGGGCCAGCAGGTGACCCTTGCACCCTCGTCCACCCTTTTTGCGTTTCGGATCCAGGGGAATCAGCTGTTTCTCAACGTGACCCCGGACTATGAG GCGAACACAATGCTGCTGGCTCACCTGGAGTGCAAGAGCGGGGAGGCTGTG gtGACTCAGCTGAAGGTGTTTGTGTCCGTGCTGGATGTCAATGACAACCCGCCCAGGTTCCCCTATGAGACCAAGGTCTGGGAAGTGCCTGAG GACACTCGGGTGAACACCACCGTCATCTCAGAGACAGAATTGGAGGCCCAGGACCAGGACAAAGACGATGTCCTTTTCTACACCCTCCAAGAGGTCACCCTG GGTGCCAGCAGCTTCTTCTCCCTGGTGGGTGTGAACCGACCAGCACTGCGGCTGGACCAGTCACTGGACTTGGAGAGGTGGCCGAACATGACCTTCCGGCTGCTGGCCCGG gacacacaggaggagACCACGGAGCCCAGCCACACAGCCACAGCCACCTTGGTCCTGGAGGTGCAGCCCGTCGACCTGCGGCCCCCCTGGTTCCTGCCCTGCAGCTACTCGGATGCTTTTGTCTGCATCCATGCCCAGTACCGTGGGGCTGTGCCCACCGGCCACAGACTG CCAGGCCCCCTCATCCTGCATCCTGGGCCCGTCTATGCTGTGGACGGGGACTGGGGCATCGGCCAGCCCATCAAATACAGCATCATCAGTG GAAACGAGGACAGCACATTCTCCATCAGTGCCGACTCGGGCAACCTCACCATGACCAAGAGCATCCCAAATGCCAAGACCTTCCTTCTGGTAGTCAAG GGCGAGCAGGCTGATAATGCCCGATACTCCGTGACCCAGGTCACGGTGGAGGCCCGGAACGCCAACGGGAGCATGCCCCACTTCACCCAGAGCCTGTATCGTGGCACTGTGGGGCTTGGCTCTGGGGTGGGTGTGGTCATCAAGGATGCAGCTGACCCCTCCCAGCCACTGAGGATCCGGGCCCAGGACCCTGAATTCCCA GACCTCAACTCAGCCATCATGTATCGAATCATCAACAACTCCGACTTCCGAATGGAAGGAGAAGTGGTCTTGACTGCTGCCTCACTGGAGCATGCTGGGGTCTTCTATGCCGAG GTCGAGGCCAATAACACAGTGACTTCAGGCACAGCGGCCACGGTCGTGGAGATTCAGGTCTCAGAACAGGAACCCTCTCCCACAG GCGCCCCCACGTCCCCAGAGACGGCAGGAACTACCAGACCCTCGAGCAGCACCACTTCGGAAGCCCCCCGGCCCCCTGAGCCCTCTCAGGGGTCCTCCACGACCAGCTCTGGAGGAGACACGGGCCTGCAGCCCTCCCCAGGCACCACTCTGGGACCACCGGCCTCCTCCACGACTGGGGGGCCCCCCAGTGTGGGAGCCAGCCCCTCCCCCCCTGCAGCCTCACCCAGTGGGGGCTCAGCAACCAGACCCTCAAGTGGCTCCACTTCAGAAGCCCCCCAGCCCCCTGAGCCCTCTCAGGGGTCCTCCACAACCAGCTCTGGGGGGGACACTGGCCCCCACCCCTCCTCAGGGATTACTCTGTGGCCACCGGCCTCCTCCACGTCTGGGGGGCCCCCCAGTTCGGGAACCAGCTCCCCCCCCACCTCAGCCTCACCCAGCGGGGGCTCAGCACAGACCTCGAAACCAGGAACCTCTCCACCGACGTCCCCTGGGTCCAGCAGGAGCACCTGGACTCCAG TCACATTGCCCGCAGGGACATCTGAAACAACCCGAACAGAAGGCAGGCCAGACGGAGGCCAGGCTGGGGACCGACACTTCTCGGAGGCGGAGATGGCGGTACTGGGCGGAGTGCTGGGCGCAGCGCTCCTCTTGGCTCTGATCACCCTCGCGGTCCTCGTCTACAAGCACTACGGCCACCGACTCATATGCAGCTCTGGCCGAGTGCTG GAGCCGCAGCCCCAAGGCTTTGACAACCAGGCTTTCCTCAACGACTCCGACGACGCCAACTGGGCGCCGGCGCCTAGCCCTTCAGCCAGCCACGCCCAGCCGGCGCCCCCGGAGCCCGAGCCCCCGGAGCCCGCGCCGCCCAGCCCTGAGACCCCGCGTCGGGTCCCAGAGGCCCCTGCGACGGCCGCGGACGGGGGCAGCCCGGCGGCCGTGAGGTCCATCCTGACCAAGGAGCGGCGGCCTGAGGGCGGCTACAAGGCCGTGTGGTTCGGAGAGGACATCGGCGCGGAGGCTGACGTGGTGGTTCTCAACACGCCCGCCTCGGAAGCCGGCGGCGCTGGCGACTCTGGCAGCGAGGGCAGCGGCGACGAGGCTGCGGATGCCCAAGACGCGCCTGGCACCGACTCCATTCACTTCTAA